From Marinitoga hydrogenitolerans DSM 16785:
TAGGTATATAATTCTTGAATTAAAAGACTCTATACATTTTATTGATTTTCATGCTGCTCATGAAAGAGTAATTTATGAAGATTTAAAGAAAATATTTTTTGAAAAAGGAAATATTACTACACAAATGATAATGTTACCTATAAAATTAAATCTAGACGAAACGAGAAAAGAAATACTAGAAAACAATATTGAAAAAATTAGAAAATTAGGTTTTGAAATTACGGAAGAAAATAATGAGTTTTACATTATAGGATTTCCATCTAATATAAAAATAAATGATCCACAAACCACCATTATTGAAATTTTGGATGAACTTAGGTTGGAAGGGATAGAATCGCCAGAAAAGATTTTTGATCATGCTATTGCAACTATGGCATGTAGAGCTGCTGTAAAAACTGGTGATGATCCTGTTGGATTAGATATATTAATTTCTAAAATTATTGAATATAATATTTTAACTTGCCCACATGGAAGACCTATTTCAATGGAATTACAGTTAAAAAAATTAGATGAGTTTTTTGAAAGAAGTTGAGTTTTTATTTTAAATACTTGACATTAAAATTTTTTTATAGTATAATAGAAAAAAATTCAACAGGTGGTGTTACTTATGATTATAACAATATCAATAAAATTAAATAATTTAAATAATAATAATATCAACCAGCGTTGGTGCAACGCGAGGTAACTCGTCGTTTATAATCCACCGGCGCTGGATGTTTTCATACCAGCGCCGGTTTTTTTATTAAAAAAATTTGGAGAGGGAGAGATTCTATATAATTTTATAAATTACATTTGAAGGGAGAGGGTATTATGACAAAAAAAAGTGTAGAAAGCATGGTAAGAAAGGTTGATACTGTGGAATTAGTTAAGGAATATTTAGAAAATCCTGTTTTTAAAGATGCAACTTTAGTACAGAGTGAAATTTTAAAAAGCATTAGACATGTCCTGGATGAAAAAGAGTTTGTGGAATTATTACCAGTTACAGTTTCTCCAATAACGGATCCATTAAACCATCCTCACTTTGAAGCAGAATTTGAATACTATGGTCAAAAATATTCAGTTACAAAATCTATGATACTACACAAACAGGTAGCAGTTTTAGTTCATAAGAAAATATATATTGTATCCCCAAATGTTCGTCTTGAAACAGAAGATAAAATGGACTCTGGAAGACATTTGTTTGACTTTGTTCAAATAGATATGGAAATGTTAGAAGCAAGCAGAGAAGATGTTTTTGACATAATGGAAGATGCTATTATACACACAATCAAAACTATAAAGAAAAAATATCCTGATATTATTAGAAAATATCATCCGTCATTAAAAACACCTTCCAAACCGTTTAAACGTTATACTGTTAAAGAATTAAAAGAGAAATATGGAGAAAGAGATTATGAAAAAATTGCTTCTTTAAATGCTGATGAACCGTTTTGGATGATTGATATTCCATTAATGGATAGAGAATTTTATGACAAACAAGATCCAAAAAGACCAGATGTTTTATTAGACTTTGATCTCATATACCCTGAAGGTTTTGAAGAAGCTATCTCCGGGGGAGAAAGAGAACATGAATATGAACAAATATTAAAAAGAATGAAATTGAAAAATACTCCACCCGAACAATTTGAAGATTATTTAGCTGTTGCTAAAGCCGGAATATTAAGGCATTCTGCCGGATGCGGTATAGGAATAGAAAGATTCACACGATGGGTTCTTGCATTAGATCATGTAGAAAAAACTCGTTTATTTGCTAAAACACCTGGAAAACACTCAATATAATAAAAGGGGCATTAGCCCCTTTTATTATATTGATATTATTATTTATTTTATGTCTTCGCAATTTTGCTTTTTATCTACTCACTATAATAAAAGTGCTTGTAAATGTACCTTTATTATATGTTATATCTTGAATTTTTTTATTAATTGCATTAATGATTGAGATAATTTATTCCCCTCTTCTGCTGAATTATTAACTTCCCGAGAACTCTGATTTTGCTGCTCTATAGCTCTTACCATATGTTTTACCTGATCAGATATTTCTTCTATAGTTTTTGAAATTCTATCCATTGCAGCGGCCATTTCTTCTGTAGATGCACTTTGTTCCTCTGCTGCCGAAGACAATTCATGTACTTTCATATTCATCTCTTCTACTTTCTCACGAATTAAATTAAATTGAGAAACTATATTGTCAGATTCATTATCTATATCTTTTATAATTTTAACTACTTTATTTGTAGCTTTATTTGCACTCAATGCCCCATCTTTTACGGAAATTAAGATTTTTGCTATCTCTTCAGTGGATGATTTGCTTTGCTCTGCAAGTTTTCTTATTTCATCTGCAACAACTGCAAATCCTTTCCCAGCTTCACCAGCCCTTGCTGCCTCGATTGCTGCATTTAACGCTAATAAATTTGTTTGCTCTGTAATTTTGTTTATAGTCTCTACAATATCACCAATATTTTGAACTTTTTCTGATAAATCATTAACTTTCTCTTGTGTATCTTTTGATTCTTCAACTGCTGTTTCAACTATTTCTGCTATTTTATTAACTGATTTTTCTCCCTTTAAAGCTGCTTCTGATGTTTCATTAGCTTTGTAAGATAATTCCTCCGCATTTGTCGAAATCAATTGTGCCGAACTCGCAATTTCTTCTACACCTGAAGAAACCTCTTCTACGGATGCTGACGCATCTTCAGTATTTGATTCTATAATTTTAGATTGGGATGTTAAATCTTCTGAAATTGCATTTTGTTCTTCTGAAATTGATGCAAGCGAATCCGAGGATAATGATAATTTATTTGATGCTTCATATATTGATTTCATCGAATCACGCAAATCTCTTGCCATTACATCTAATGTTT
This genomic window contains:
- a CDS encoding asparagine synthetase A gives rise to the protein MTKKSVESMVRKVDTVELVKEYLENPVFKDATLVQSEILKSIRHVLDEKEFVELLPVTVSPITDPLNHPHFEAEFEYYGQKYSVTKSMILHKQVAVLVHKKIYIVSPNVRLETEDKMDSGRHLFDFVQIDMEMLEASREDVFDIMEDAIIHTIKTIKKKYPDIIRKYHPSLKTPSKPFKRYTVKELKEKYGERDYEKIASLNADEPFWMIDIPLMDREFYDKQDPKRPDVLLDFDLIYPEGFEEAISGGEREHEYEQILKRMKLKNTPPEQFEDYLAVAKAGILRHSAGCGIGIERFTRWVLALDHVEKTRLFAKTPGKHSI